One part of the Sander vitreus isolate 19-12246 chromosome 10, sanVit1, whole genome shotgun sequence genome encodes these proteins:
- the LOC144524954 gene encoding protocadherin beta-16-like: MAHQIRLLFGRGYVSVFLFLSAIMNTVSTVTHYSVPEEMEEGSVVANLATDLGLDVKTLKGRKMRVDVVGNKKYIEINKDTGELFIFERIDRELLCPLKTCFLKLDATIENPIRMFNIEVEITDINDNAPHFRRGTMHLDISESSPVGERFSLNNAADPDVGTNSVKNYHLSSSEHFSIEIQTGRDGTKFADLILKKALDREQQAVHNLILTAVDGGVPTRTGTASIIVRVLDVNDNAPSFDKDIYIIDVMENSPIGSLVVKLNATDLDEGSNSDIVYTYSLYTSERTQQMFNLNPENGEIRMKEMINYEDLKLYEMEVIASDKGPNSLSGQCKLTIQVTDMNDNHPEISIKSFQSPIKENEPIDTVIAVVSVSDNDSGNNGVVDLHIPGNMPFKLRESSDNYYELVVSEPLDREKVPEYDITFTVTDRGSPPLSDNETMTLELLDVNDNVPQFPQSFYTLRVVENNAPGALLSSLTAFDPDLHENQYLVYFILEKEIANTSMSMLFSINPENGNLYALKTFDYEIEKEFLFHIEARDSGSPPLSSNVTVHIIIVDQNDNAPVIVSPWRAHGSVVEEKIPRSTDKGSLVAKVIALDTDSVHNSRITYQFLQVTDATLFSLDQYNGEIRTMRMFSYRDPRYQRLVVVAKDNGEPALSATVTIKLSTVETVVKAYSDMTEVPLEYDIFSDLNLYLVIGLGSVSFLLLITILVTIVLKCQKPKPSKAAPPCRNSVISERNSTIADSTLVSNDAYWYSLFLAETRKGKLVVRQPVPKGSRYIVSSLPRGTGLTDTSDSAASTLQERRKVKPVSQLPSNHSPSHHFGAWYSLIDPPPHHYMFKDLPNPSTHSIFCLKPLSE, from the exons ATGGCGCATCAGATCCGACTGTTGTTCGGGAGAGGGTACGTTTCcgtatttctctttctttctgccatCATGAACACGGTATCTACCGTCACCCATTATTCTGTTCCCGAAGAAATGGAGGAAGGCTCTGTCGTTGCTAATTTAGCAACTGATTTGGGATTAGACGTGAAGACTCTAAAGGGAAGGAAAATGCGCGTAGACGTTGTAGGCAATAAGAAATATATCGAAATCAATAAAGACACAGGAGAGCTGTTTATATTTGAAAGAATAGACAGAGAGTTGTTATGCCCCTTGAAGACGTGCTTTCTGAAATTAGACGCTACAATTGAAAATCCAATAAGAATGTTTAATATCGAGGTGGAAATCACGGATATTAACGACAACGCTCCTCATTTTCGACGGGGGACGATGCACCTGGACATCTCTGAATCAAGCCCCGTTGGAGAGAGATTCTCATTGAATAATGCTGCAGATCCAGATGTTGGAACGAATTCTGTGAAGAATTACCATCTGAGCTCAAGTGAACATTTCTCCATTGAAATTCAGACCGGGCGAGATGGGACAAAGTTTGCTGACTTGATTCTGAAAAAAGCTTTAGATAGAGAGCAGCAGGCTGTTCATAATCTAATACTCACTGCTGTGGACGGTGGAGTGCCCACACGCACAGGTACAGCCAGCATCATTGTTCGCGTGCTTGATGTGAACGACAACGCCCCTTCATTTGACAAAGACATATATATCATAGATGTAATGGAGAACTCCCCGATTGGCAGTCTAGTAGTAAAACTAAACGCCACTGATTTAGATGAAGGCTCAAATTCCGACATTGTTTATACATATAGTTTATATACATCAGAGAGAACACAACAGATGTTTAACTTGAATCCAGAAAATGGTGAAATCAGAATGAAAGAGATGATAAATTATGAAGATTTAAAGCTTTATGAAATGGAGGTTATTGCCAGTGATAAGGGGCCTAACTCCTTATCTGGACAGTGTAAACTCACAATACAGGTGACAGATATGAATGACAACCACCCAGAAATATCCATCAAATCATTTCAAagtccaataaaagaaaatgaaccAATAGACACAGTGATAGCAGTAGTTAGTGTCAGTGATAACGACTCAGGTAACAATGGAGTGGTTGATCTTCATATTCCAGGTAATATGCCTTTCAAACTGAGGGAGTCCTCTGATAACTATTATGAATTAGTAGTGTCAGAGCCATTAGACCGTGAGAAGGTTCCAGAATATGACATCACGTTCACTGTGACGGACAGAGGTTCTCCTCCTTTATCTGACAATGAAACTATGACGTTAGAGCTGCTGGATGTTAATGACAATGTTCCACAGTTCCCTCAGTCATTTTATACTCTACGTGTAGTGGAGAATAACGCACCTGGGGCCTTGCTCAGCTCCCTCACTGCGTTTGACCCTGACCTCCATGAAAACCAGTATCTAGTTTATTTCATCCTAGAGAAGGAGATAGCCAACACCTCCATGTCCATGCTGTTCTCCATCAATCCAGAGAACGGTAATCTTTACGCACTAAAAACCTTTGACTATGAGATCGAGAAGGAATTTCTTTTCCACATCGAGGCCAGAGACTCTGGCTCTCCTCCACTCAGCAGTAACGTGACGGTCCACATCATCATTGTGGACCAGAACGACAACGCTCCGGTTATTGTCTCTCCGTGGCGCGCGCACGGCTCGGTGGTGGAGGAAAAGATCCCCAGATCCACTGATAAAGGCTCTCTGGTTGCCAAGGTGATAGCCTTAGACACCGACTCGGTGCACAACTCTCGGATTACCTACCAGTTCCTCCAGGTGACTGACGCCACCTTGTTCAGTCTGGACCAGTACAACGGAGAGATCCGGACTATGAGGATGTTCAGTTACAGAGACCCGCGCTACCAGCGACTGGTTGTTGTTGCCAAGGACAACGGGGAGCCTGCTCTCTCTGCTACAGTCACCATCAAGCTGTCCACAGTGGAGACTGTCGTTAAGGCCTACTCGGACATGACTGAGGTGCCTCTGGAATATGACATCTTTTCAGACCTAAACCTGTATTTGGTCATCGGTCTGGGCTCGGTGTCGTTTCTCCTGCTGATCACCATATTGGTCACCATCGTGCTCAAGTGTCAGAAACCCAAGCCCAGCAAAGCGGCTCCTCCCTGCAGGAACAGTGTTATCAGTGAGAGGAACTCCACCATCGCAGATTCCACTCTGGTCTCCAACGATGCCTACTGGTACAGTCTGTTTCTAGCAGAGACCAGGAAAGGAAAGCTGGTGGTTAGACAGCCTGTGCCAAAGGGCTCCAGATACATTGTGTCCAGTTTACCAAGAGGCACAGGACTGACAGACACTAGTGACTCAGCAGCTTCCACTCTGCAG GAGAGGCGCAAAGTGAAACCAGTCAGCCAGTTACCTAGCAACCACTCTccttcacatcattttggagcaTGGTATTCATTGATAGACCCGCCACCTCACCACTACATGTTCAAGGATCTGCCCAACCCCTCCACCCACTCTATCTTCTGCCTGAAGCCTCTGTCTGAATGA
- the LOC144524955 gene encoding protocadherin beta-16-like, whose translation MAHQIRLLFGRGYVSVFLFLSAIMNTVSTVTHYSVPEEMEEGSVVANLATDLGLDVKTLKGRKMRVDVVGNKKYIEINKDTGELFIFERIDRELLCPLKTTTSCFLKLDATIENPIRMFNIEVEITDINDNAPHFRRGTMHLDISESSPVGERFSLNNAADPDVGTNSVKNYHLSSSEHFSIEIQTGRDGTKFADLILKKALDREQQAVHNLLLTAVDGGVPTRTGTASIIVRVLDVNDNAPSFDEDIYIIDVMENSPIGSLVVKLNATDLDEGSNSDIVYTYSLYTSERTQQMFNLNPENGEIRMKEMINYEDLKLYEMEVIASDKGPNSLSGQCKLTIQVTDMNDNHPEISIKSFQSPIKENEPIDTVIVVVSVSDKDSGNNGVVDLHIPENMPFKLRESSDNYYELVVSEPLDREKVPEYDITFTVTDRGSPPLSDNETMTLELLDVNDNVPQFPQSFYTLRVVENNAPGALLSSLTAFDPDLHENQYLVYFILEKEIANTSMSMLFSINPENGNLYALKTFDYEIEKEFLFHIEARDSGSPPLSSNVTVHIIIVDQNDNAPVIVSPWRAHGSVVEEKLPRSTDKGSLVAKVIALDTDSVHNSRITYQFLQVTDATLFSLDQYNGEIRTMRMFSYRDPRHQRLVVVAKDNGEPALSATVTIKLSTVETVVKAYSDMTEVPLEYDIFSDLNLYLVIGLGSVSFLLLITILVTIVLKCQKPKPSKAAPPCRNSVISERNSTIADSTLVSNDAYWYSLFLAETRKGKLVVRQPVPKGSRYIVSSLPRGTGLTDTSDSAASTLQVWEKYLFDTCYTQITS comes from the coding sequence ATGGCGCATCAGATCCGACTGTTGTTCGGGAGAGGGTACGTTTCcgtatttctctttctttctgccatCATGAACACGGTATCTACCGTCACCCATTATTCTGTTCCCGAAGAAATGGAGGAAGGCTCTGTCGTTGCTAATTTAGCAACTGATTTGGGATTAGACGTGAAGACTCTAAAGGGAAGGAAAATGCGCGTAGACGTTGTAGGCAATAAGAAATATATCGAAATCAATAAAGACACAGGAGAGCTGTTTATATTTGAAAGGATAGACAGAGAGTTGTTATGCCCCTTGAAGACAACTACATCGTGCTTTCTGAAATTAGACGCTACAATTGAAAATCCAATAAGAATGTTTAATATCGAGGTGGAAATCACGGATATTAACGACAACGCTCCTCATTTTCGACGGGGGACGATGCACCTGGACATCTCTGAATCAAGCCCCGTTGGAGAGAGATTCTCATTGAATAATGCTGCAGATCCAGATGTTGGAACGAATTCTGTGAAGAATTACCATCTGAGCTCAAGTGAACATTTCTCCATTGAAATTCAGACCGGGCGAGATGGGACAAAGTTTGCTGACTTGATTCTGAAAAAAGCTTTAGATAGAGAGCAGCAGGCTGTTCATAATCTATTACTCACTGCTGTGGACGGTGGAGTGCCCACACGCACAGGTACAGCCAGCATCATTGTTCGCGTGCTTGATGTGAACGACAACGCCCCTTCATTTGACGAAGACATATATATCATAGATGTAATGGAGAACTCCCCGATTGGCAGTCTAGTAGTAAAACTAAACGCCACTGATTTAGATGAAGGCTCAAATTCCGACATTGTTTATACATATAGTTTATATACATCAGAGAGAACACAACAGATGTTTAACTTGAATCCAGAAAATGGTGAAATCAGAATGAAAGAGATGATAAATTATGAAGATTTAAAGCTTTATGAAATGGAGGTTATTGCCAGTGATAAGGGGCCTAACTCCTTATCTGGACAGTGTAAACTCACAATACAGGTGACAGATATGAATGACAACCACCCAGAAATATCCATCAAATCATTTCAAagtccaataaaagaaaatgaaccGATAGACACAGTGATAGTAGTAGTTAGTGTCAGTGATAAAGACTCAGGTAACAATGGAGTGGTTGATCTTCATATTCCAGAGAATATGCCTTTCAAACTGAGGGAGTCCTCTGATAACTATTATGAATTAGTAGTGTCAGAGCCATTAGACCGTGAGAAGGTTCCAGAATATGACATCACGTTCACTGTGACGGACAGAGGTTCTCCTCCTTTATCTGACAATGAAACTATGACGTTAGAGCTGCTGGATGTTAATGACAATGTTCCACAGTTCCCTCAGTCATTTTATACTCTACGTGTAGTGGAGAATAACGCACCGGGGGCCTTGCTCAGCTCCCTCACTGCGTTTGACCCTGACCTCCATGAAAACCAGTATCTAGTTTATTTCATCCTAGAGAAGGAGATAGCCAACACTTCCATGTCCATGCTGTTCTCCATCAATCCAGAGAACGGTAATCTTTACGCACTAAAAACCTTTGACTATGAGATCGAGAAGGAGTTTCTTTTCCACATCGAGGCCAGAGACTCTGGCTCTCCTCCACTCAGCAGTAACGTGACGGTCCACATCATCATTGTGGACCAGAACGACAATGCTCCGGTTATTGTCTCTCCGTGGCGCGCGCACGGCTCGGTGGTGGAGGAAAAGCTCCCCAGATCCACCGATAAAGGCTCTCTGGTTGCCAAGGTGATAGCCTTAGACACCGACTCGGTGCACAACTCTCGGATTACCTACCAGTTCCTCCAGGTGACTGACGCCACCTTGTTCAGTCTGGACCAGTACAACGGAGAGATCCGGACTATGAGGATGTTCAGTTACAGAGACCCGCGCCACCAGCGACTGGTTGTTGTTGCCAAGGACAACGGGGAGCCTGCTCTCTCTGCTACAGTCACCATCAAGCTGTCCACAGTGGAGACTGTCGTTAAGGCCTACTCGGACATGACTGAGGTGCCTCTGGAATATGACATCTTTTCAGACCTAAACCTGTATTTGGTCATCGGTCTGGGCTCGGTGTCGTTTCTCCTGCTGATCACCATATTGGTCACCATCGTGCTCAAGTGTCAGAAACCCAAGCCCAGCAAAGCGGCTCCCCCCTGCAGGAACAGTGTGATCAGTGAGAGGAACTCCACCATCGCAGATTCCACTCTGGTCTCCAACGATGCCTACTGGTACAGTCTGTTTCTAGCAGAGACCAGGAAAGGAAAGCTGGTGGTTAGACAGCCTGTGCCAAAGGGCTCCAGATACATTGTGTCCAGTTTACCAAGAGGCACAGGACTGACAGACACTAGTGACTCAGCAGCTTCTACCCTGCAGGTATGGGAAAAATATCTATTTGACACGTGTTACACACAGATCACTTCGTGA
- the LOC144524956 gene encoding LOW QUALITY PROTEIN: protocadherin alpha-C2-like (The sequence of the model RefSeq protein was modified relative to this genomic sequence to represent the inferred CDS: deleted 1 base in 1 codon) produces MRPDVTMQARKRYVALAIFFSFVNHVTASVTHYSIPEEMKEGSVVANLATDLSLDVKTLNQRKMRLDLIANKKYLDVNKETGELYVVEKIDREYLCTKTLTLCYLKMEVILENPLRIFNIELEIMDMNDNAPQFRRDAIHLDISEATSKGERFSLSNAVDPDVGSNSVKTYHLSESEHFTIEVQTGRDGSKFADLILKKTLDREQQAVHNLLLTAVDGGTPARSGTASVIVHVSDTNDNAPTFGKLNYSVEIMENSPIGSLVVHLNATDLDEGSNSDITYSYSLYTSEKTQETFNLNPSTGEITVKGMLNYEDFRIYDMEVIATDKGANSLSGQCTIKILVEDMNDNHPELSIKSFQSPVNENIELDTVIAVVSVSDKDSGNNGVVDLHIPENMPFKLRESSDNYYELVVSEPLDREKVPEYDITFTVTDRGSPPLSDNETMTLELLDVNDNVPQFPQSFYTLRVVENNAPGALLSSLTAFDPDLHENQYLVYFILEKEIANTSMSMLFSINPENGNLYALKTFDYEIEKEFLFHIEARDSGSPPLSSNVTVHIIIVDQNDNAPVIVSPWRAHGSVVEEKIPRSTEKGSLVAKVIALDTDSVHNSRITYQFLQVTDATLFSLDQYNGEIRTMRMFSYRDLRHQRLVVVAKDNGEPALSATVTIKLSTVETVVKAYSDMTEVPLEYDIFSDLNLYLVIGLGSVSFLLLITILVTIVLKCQKPKPSKAAPPCRNSVISERNSTIADSTLVSNDAYWYSLFLAETRKGKLVVRQPVPKGSRYIVSSLPRGTGLTDTSDSAASTLQVWEKYLFDTCHIQSTS; encoded by the exons ATGCGGCCTGATGTAACAATGCAGGCACGGAAAAGGTACGTGGCgcttgcgattttcttttctttcgtaAATCATGTTACGGCCTCAGTCACTCATTATTCAATACCAGAGGAGATGAAAGAAGGTTCAGTCGTTGCTAACCTTGCTACCGATCTCAGCCTGGATGTTAAAACACTGAATCAGAGGAAGATGCGTCTTGACCTCATCGCCAATAAGAAATACCTGGATGTGAACAAAGAGACTGGTGAACTTTATGTTGTTGAGAAAATTGACAGGGAATATCTTTGTACCAAAACGCTGACATTGTGCTACTTGAAAATGGAAGTAATACTTGAAAATCCCTTACGAATATTTAATATAGAACTAGAAATTATGGATATGAACGACAACGCCCCACAGTTTCGAAGAGACGCCATACATTTAGATATATCTGAAGCAACGTCAAAAGGGGAGAGATTCTCATTGAGCAACGCTGTTGACCCGGATGTTGGAAGCAATTCAGTAAAAACGTACCACCTAAGTGAGAGTGAACATTTTACTATTGAAGTTCAGACTGGAAGAGATGGTTCAAAATTTGCCGATTTGATCTTGAAAAAGACTTTAGATCGGGAGCAGCAGGCTGTTCATAATTTATTACTCACAGCTGTAGATGGAGGTACACCTGCTCGATCTGGCACTGCCAGTGTTATTGTGCATGTTTCCGACACAAATGACAACGCTCCTACTTTTGGAAAATTAAATTACAGTGTAGAAATAATGGAAAATTCTCCCATAGGAAGTCTTGTTGTTCATCTCAATGCAACAGACTTAGATGagggatcaaattctgatattACCTACTCATATAGTTTATATACgtcagagaaaacacaagaaacaTTTAATTTGAATCCTTCCACTGGTGAAATTACTGTTAAAGGAATGTTAAATTATGAGGATTTCAGGATTTATGATATGGAAGTTATAGCAACTGATAAAGGAGCCAATAGTTTATCAGGACAATGTACTATAAAGATTCTGGTTGAAGACATGAATGACAACCATCCAGAATTATCTATTAAATCTTTTCAGAGTCCAGTCAATGAAAACATAGAGTTAGACACAGTGATAGCAGTAGTTAGTGTCAGTGATAAAGACTCAGGTAACAATGGAGTGGTTGATCTTCACATTCCAGAGAATATGCCTTTCAAACTGAGGGAGTCCTCTGATAACTATTATGAATTAGTAGTGTCAGAGCCATTAGACCGTGAGAAGGTTCCAGAATATGACATCACGTTCACTGTGACGGACAGAGGTTCTCCTCCTTTATCTGACAATGAAACTATGACGTTAGAGCTGCTGGATGTTAATGACAATGTTCCACAGTTCCCTCAATCATTTTATACTCTACGTGTAGTGGAGAATAACGCACCGGGGGCCTTGCTCAGCTCCCTCACTGCGTTTGACCCTGACCTCCATGAAAACCAGTATCTAGTTTATTTCATCCTAGAGAAGGAGATAGCCAACACCTCCATGTCCATGCTGTTCTCCATCAATCCAGAGAACGGTAATCTTTACGCACTA AAAACCTTTGACTATGAGATCGAGAAGGAGTTTCTTTTCCATATCGAGGCCAGAGACTCTGGCTCTCCTCCACTCAGCAGTAACGTGACGGTCCACATCATCATTGTGGACCAGAACGACAATGCTCCGGTTATTGTCTCTCCGTGGCGCGCGCACGGCTCGGTGGTGGAGGAAAAGATCCCCAGATCTACCGAGAAAGGCTCTCTGGTTGCCAAGGTGATAGCCTTAGACACCGACTCGGTGCACAACTCTCGGATTACCTACCAGTTCCTCCAGGTGACTGACGCCACCTTGTTCAGTCTGGACCAGTACAACGGAGAGATCCGGACTATGAGGATGTTCAGTTACAGAGACCTGCGCCACCAGCGACTGGTTGTTGTTGCCAAGGACAACGGGGAGCCTGCTCTCTCTGCTACAGTCACCATCAAGCTGTCCACAGTGGAGACTGTCGTTAAGGCCTACTCGGACATGACTGAGGTGCCTCTGGAATATGACATCTTTTCAGACCTAAACCTGTATTTGGTCATCGGTCTGGGCTCGGTGTCATTTCTCCTGCTGATCACCATATTGGTCACCATCGTGCTCAAGTGTCAGAAACCCAAGCCCAGCAAAGCGGCTCCTCCCTGCAGGAACAGTGTGATCAGTGAGAGGAACTCCACCATCGCAGATTCCACTCTGGTCTCCAACGATGCCTACTGGTACAGTCTGTTTCTAGCAGAGACCAGGAAAGGAAAGCTGGTGGTTAGACAGCCTGTGCCAAAGGGCTCCAGATACATCGTGTCCAGTTTACCAAGAGGCACAGGACTGACAGACACCAGTGACTCAGCAGCCTCCACTCTGCAGGTATGGGAAAAATATCTATTTGACACGTGTCACATACAGAGCACTTCGTGA